A window of the Mesorhizobium opportunistum WSM2075 genome harbors these coding sequences:
- a CDS encoding branched-chain amino acid ABC transporter permease: MTAIASDFSSTPALPKWLAPVLLLAFAYGVVPLIGSSYLFEAILLPFLALSLAGVGLNILTGYAGQVSLGSAAFMAAGAFAAYNFNLRVEGLPLIGSIVLAGLVAAAIGIVFGLPSLRLKGFYLAVSTLAAQFFVQWALTKFSWFSNNSASGVIDAPRLSISGFALDGAVGRYLFALTIVAVLTFLAHRLVSSQTGRNFIAIRDNETAARIIGIPVLKTKLLAFAISSFIIGVAGVIWAFAYLRTVEPDGFDLDRSFQILFIIIIGGLASVRGAFFGAALIVVFPLGLSRLGGFLLGDVFDSGVLDMSQRIVLGALIILFLILEPDGLVALWDRLRRRLLFAWQTS, from the coding sequence ATGACCGCGATAGCAAGCGATTTCTCGTCCACGCCGGCGCTGCCGAAATGGCTCGCGCCTGTCCTCCTGCTCGCCTTCGCCTATGGCGTCGTGCCGCTGATCGGCTCGAGCTACCTGTTCGAAGCGATCCTGCTGCCGTTCCTGGCGCTCAGCCTCGCCGGCGTCGGCTTGAACATCCTCACCGGCTATGCCGGCCAGGTGTCGCTTGGCAGTGCTGCCTTCATGGCGGCCGGTGCCTTCGCCGCCTACAATTTCAACTTGCGCGTCGAAGGCCTGCCGTTGATCGGCAGCATTGTTCTGGCCGGCCTCGTCGCGGCCGCGATCGGCATCGTCTTCGGCCTGCCGAGCCTGCGGCTGAAGGGCTTCTATCTGGCCGTCTCGACGCTTGCCGCGCAGTTCTTCGTGCAATGGGCGCTGACCAAGTTCAGCTGGTTCTCCAACAATTCGGCATCGGGCGTCATCGACGCGCCGAGGCTGTCGATTTCAGGCTTCGCACTAGACGGCGCCGTCGGCCGCTATCTCTTTGCGCTGACCATCGTCGCCGTGCTGACCTTCCTCGCTCACCGGCTGGTCTCCTCGCAGACCGGGCGCAACTTTATCGCCATCCGCGACAATGAAACCGCGGCCCGCATCATCGGCATCCCCGTGTTGAAGACCAAGCTTCTGGCCTTTGCCATCTCGTCCTTCATCATCGGCGTCGCCGGCGTCATCTGGGCCTTCGCCTATCTCAGAACCGTCGAGCCGGACGGCTTCGATCTCGACCGCTCGTTCCAGATCCTGTTCATCATCATCATCGGCGGCCTGGCATCGGTCCGTGGCGCGTTCTTCGGCGCCGCCCTCATCGTGGTCTTCCCGCTTGGCTTATCGCGCCTCGGCGGCTTCCTGCTTGGCGATGTCTTTGACTCGGGCGTGCTCGACATGAGCCAGCGCATCGTGCTGGGCGCGCTCATCATCCTGTTTCTGATCCTTGAACCCGACGGGTTGGTGGCCCTGTGGGACAGGCTCCGAAGACGGCTCCTGTTCGCCTGGCAGACGAGCTGA